From one Sphingobacteriales bacterium genomic stretch:
- a CDS encoding gliding motility-associated C-terminal domain-containing protein, with protein sequence MAPICEGGILNPLPTTSTNGINGTWSPSLNNTATTTYTFTPTAGQCANSTTLTITVNQKVTPTFNQVAPICPGGTLNPLPTSSTNGINGTWSPALNNTATTTYTFTPTAGQCANSTTLTITVNQNTIIPTFNPVAPICEGGILNPLPTTSTNGINGTWSPSLNNTATTTYTFTPTAGQCANSSTLTIIVFPTKNSRISETICEGDSIVIGTQAFYTSGTFPVVLQSSQGCDSTVTLNLTVNPAKDTVLNRVICEGDSFIINSTIFTETGQYDIKFQSSLGCDSIVQLNLSVLDTSVKTFVTTICDGQSITIDGQTFTDAGIYTIRLQNSNGCDSTIILDLRIKPVTTTDIEKVICQGEVVVIGNQTFSVSGTYSVTLTSSIDCDSIINLDLTVNPVSRTNLNFVVCNGDAIAIGDSIFTSTGNYTVILENSLGCDSIVSLDLTVNPTFEETISGTICEGDSVTIGTQVFTEGGDYKVVLQAATGCDSTINLKLTVNPKSSVDIDKNICAGESFSVGGETFNETGSYTVVLQNSSGCDSTIFLNLTVHPLPVIDAVADKTIVNTGEQVQLNVTTTEQPIFSWLPADVVSNPSVQNPTATLTVSTLFIVTATNRNTNCSSKDSVFVELNELSCSKENVFIPNAFTPNGDGINDVFIPRSLILKSMRLGIYNKWGNKVFETDDLTKSWDGNYKGEPVEPGTYGYFFIGECSQGGKININGNITLLR encoded by the coding sequence GTGGCACCGATTTGTGAGGGTGGAATACTAAATCCATTACCTACCACTTCTACCAACGGAATTAATGGAACATGGTCTCCGTCTTTAAATAATACGGCTACCACAACCTATACATTCACACCAACTGCAGGTCAGTGTGCGAATTCAACCACCTTAACCATTACGGTGAATCAGAAGGTAACACCAACGTTTAACCAGGTTGCCCCGATTTGTCCGGGCGGAACATTAAATCCTTTACCAACCTCTTCCACCAATGGCATCAATGGTACATGGTCTCCTGCGTTAAACAATACGGCTACCACAACCTATACATTCACACCAACTGCAGGTCAGTGTGCGAATTCAACCACCTTGACCATTACAGTAAACCAAAACACAATAATACCGACATTTAATCCGGTGGCACCGATTTGTGAGGGTGGAATACTAAATCCATTACCTACCACTTCTACCAACGGAATTAATGGAACATGGTCTCCGTCTTTAAATAATACGGCTACCACCACTTATACCTTCACACCAACAGCAGGTCAGTGTGCGAATTCATCTACGTTAACAATAATCGTGTTTCCAACTAAAAACTCCAGAATATCTGAAACCATTTGTGAAGGAGATAGTATCGTAATAGGGACACAGGCATTTTATACATCCGGAACGTTCCCTGTTGTTTTGCAGTCATCACAGGGCTGTGACTCCACGGTAACTTTAAACTTAACGGTTAATCCGGCTAAAGATACCGTACTGAACAGGGTAATATGCGAAGGCGACTCATTTATCATCAACAGCACGATATTTACCGAAACAGGTCAATATGATATTAAATTCCAATCCAGCTTAGGCTGCGACTCCATCGTTCAGCTGAATCTGAGTGTCCTCGATACAAGTGTAAAAACATTTGTAACAACTATTTGTGACGGACAATCCATTACAATAGACGGACAAACATTCACGGATGCCGGTATCTATACCATCCGGCTCCAAAACTCAAATGGATGTGACAGTACCATCATTCTGGATCTAAGAATAAAACCGGTTACTACAACGGATATTGAGAAGGTCATTTGTCAGGGTGAAGTCGTTGTGATAGGTAATCAGACATTCTCTGTTTCCGGAACGTACTCCGTTACTCTGACATCTTCTATCGACTGCGACTCTATTATAAATTTAGATCTGACAGTAAATCCTGTTTCGAGAACTAACTTAAATTTTGTTGTCTGCAATGGTGATGCCATCGCTATCGGCGACAGCATTTTCACTTCAACAGGCAACTATACCGTTATCCTGGAAAACTCACTGGGTTGTGATTCGATCGTTTCACTTGACTTAACCGTAAATCCAACCTTTGAAGAAACAATCTCAGGCACTATCTGCGAGGGGGATTCTGTTACCATCGGAACTCAGGTTTTTACGGAAGGCGGAGATTATAAAGTTGTCTTACAAGCTGCTACAGGATGCGACTCCACCATCAACCTTAAACTCACTGTCAATCCGAAAAGTTCAGTTGACATAGACAAAAATATTTGTGCAGGAGAATCCTTTAGTGTTGGTGGTGAGACATTTAACGAAACCGGATCGTATACTGTTGTCTTACAAAATTCATCGGGCTGTGATTCGACCATATTCCTGAACCTTACGGTCCATCCATTGCCGGTAATTGATGCCGTTGCCGACAAGACAATTGTCAATACCGGAGAACAGGTACAATTAAATGTCACCACTACCGAACAGCCAATCTTCTCCTGGTTGCCTGCCGATGTTGTAAGCAATCCTTCCGTTCAAAACCCAACGGCCACCCTGACCGTATCAACCCTGTTTATTGTTACCGCTACAAACCGAAACACCAATTGCAGCAGTAAAGACTCCGTATTTGTCGAATTAAATGAATTGAGCTGTTCAAAAGAGAATGTTTTCATTCCAAATGCATTCACACCAAATGGTGATGGCATAAATGATGTGTTTATTCCCCGTTCACTGATATTGAAATCGATGAGACTGGGCATATATAACAAATGGGGTAATAAGGTATTCGAAACAGATGACCTGACCAAATCCTGGGATGGTAATTATAA